In Leptodesmis sichuanensis A121, the following are encoded in one genomic region:
- a CDS encoding PAS domain-containing sensor histidine kinase, with the protein MNTDPIASRDGESNGNQPFSPVIPVANSQPQKLSLPHSQERYEILVRSIAGIFWEADVKTLQFTFVSERAEQLLGYPLHQWLEADFWINHIYPPDRDQAVNACLMATQQRQNHELEYRMVTADGRLIWLKDLVTVVEEAEQPILLRGIMVDVTREKQREETLQAQQVQLDLALEVAQITIWTLDLKTNVITCSNHSDALSGLPASVLGYSTFQEVLDHVYPEDRELLRQAMARSLQNRNDYDVEFRIFWPDGSLHWVSSRGRVFCDSGGQPIQMVGVAMDVTQRRQLEQQHLEREALMAAIVQNIRQSLDFKHILNTTVSEVRRFLQTDRVLIFRFRTNGNSGVVTAESVAQGWRSIAGEIFQDPCFARNFARLYEQGRIRSLSNLQAENLPECYLKMLQSLQVQAMLIVPIHEKGELWGLLIAHHCQEPRSWQPFEIDLLKQLAVQVGIAIEQSELYQQVQRLNADLERQVHIRTAELQLASEFEATLKRITDRVRDSLDEDQILQTAVQELAMALGVTSCNAALYDLEQRTSKVSYEYTDSRVALQGRVVQMDNFPEGYQQLLQGQYFQFCSLTPNPLRGYVAMLACPILDNEVVMGDLWLVSHKYRAFNQQDIGLVQQVANQCAIAIRQARLYQKAQAQVEVLAELNRLKDDFLSTVSHELRTPMSNIKLATQMLETILFRNAGQMSPSQDHLNSQDAALILPAAAFSKAVKYFQILKDECQREISLINDLLDLSRLETGSDVPVLQAIDLASWLRQRIDPFLERARSQEQTLQISIPSNLPVFATDPSHLDRIVTELLNNACKYTPAGETIAVTVQIVESADVRSQVLQMYVCNSGVEISGEELNRIFDKFYRIPNNDPWKHGGTGLGLALVKKLVESLGGTIQVDSADRQTRFVVELPSLGVECD; encoded by the coding sequence ATGAATACTGATCCGATCGCTTCCAGGGATGGCGAGTCTAATGGCAACCAACCGTTCAGTCCCGTTATCCCCGTAGCTAACTCCCAGCCGCAAAAGTTGTCCTTGCCGCACTCTCAGGAGCGGTATGAAATTCTGGTGCGCTCGATCGCAGGAATTTTTTGGGAAGCGGATGTCAAAACCTTGCAGTTTACATTTGTTAGTGAACGAGCCGAACAACTTCTGGGGTATCCCCTCCATCAATGGCTGGAGGCCGATTTTTGGATTAACCATATCTATCCGCCCGATCGCGATCAAGCCGTCAATGCCTGTCTCATGGCCACCCAGCAGCGGCAAAATCACGAACTGGAATACCGGATGGTGACGGCGGATGGTCGTCTGATCTGGTTGAAAGATTTGGTAACCGTGGTGGAAGAAGCGGAACAACCTATTTTACTGCGGGGCATAATGGTGGATGTGACTCGCGAAAAGCAGCGAGAAGAGACTTTACAGGCTCAGCAAGTCCAGTTGGATCTGGCGCTTGAAGTGGCTCAAATTACAATCTGGACTCTGGATTTGAAGACCAATGTGATTACTTGCTCAAATCATTCGGATGCATTATCTGGCTTGCCTGCCTCGGTGCTGGGGTACTCCACTTTTCAAGAGGTTTTAGACCATGTGTACCCGGAGGATAGAGAGTTGTTGCGTCAGGCCATGGCGCGCTCGCTACAAAACCGTAATGACTATGACGTGGAGTTTCGCATCTTCTGGCCGGATGGCAGCCTGCACTGGGTGAGCAGCCGGGGACGAGTCTTCTGTGATAGTGGGGGACAACCGATCCAGATGGTGGGGGTTGCAATGGATGTCACCCAGCGACGGCAATTGGAACAACAGCACCTGGAACGGGAAGCCTTAATGGCCGCGATCGTTCAGAATATTCGTCAATCTCTGGACTTCAAACATATTTTGAACACAACGGTTTCTGAAGTCCGGCGATTTTTGCAAACTGATCGAGTACTCATTTTCCGGTTTCGCACCAATGGAAACAGCGGAGTTGTCACAGCAGAGTCTGTTGCCCAGGGGTGGAGGTCGATCGCGGGAGAAATCTTTCAGGATCCCTGTTTTGCCAGGAACTTTGCCCGGTTGTATGAACAGGGCCGCATACGATCGCTGAGCAATTTGCAAGCTGAGAACCTGCCTGAGTGCTACCTCAAGATGCTGCAATCCCTGCAAGTCCAGGCAATGCTGATTGTACCTATTCACGAAAAAGGGGAGTTGTGGGGATTGTTGATTGCCCATCACTGTCAGGAGCCTCGCTCATGGCAACCCTTTGAAATCGATCTGTTGAAACAATTGGCGGTGCAGGTAGGAATCGCGATCGAGCAATCGGAACTGTATCAACAGGTGCAGCGGCTGAATGCCGACCTGGAACGGCAGGTGCATATTCGGACGGCTGAGCTACAACTGGCTTCCGAATTTGAAGCCACGCTGAAGCGAATTACCGATCGAGTGCGAGACAGTCTGGATGAAGATCAAATTCTCCAGACAGCAGTGCAAGAACTGGCCATGGCTCTGGGAGTCACCAGTTGCAATGCGGCTCTCTATGATTTGGAGCAGCGCACCTCAAAAGTTTCCTATGAGTACACGGATTCTCGTGTGGCCTTGCAGGGGCGAGTGGTGCAAATGGATAACTTTCCAGAAGGCTACCAGCAGTTATTGCAGGGGCAGTATTTCCAATTTTGCTCCTTAACACCGAACCCACTGCGCGGCTATGTGGCGATGTTGGCTTGCCCGATTCTGGATAACGAGGTGGTCATGGGCGACCTGTGGCTGGTGAGCCATAAGTATCGGGCGTTCAATCAGCAGGATATTGGGTTGGTGCAGCAAGTCGCCAATCAGTGCGCGATCGCCATCCGTCAGGCCAGACTCTACCAGAAGGCGCAGGCTCAGGTGGAAGTTTTAGCCGAGCTGAATCGCTTGAAAGATGATTTTCTCAGTACCGTCTCTCATGAACTGCGGACTCCTATGTCTAACATCAAGCTGGCGACTCAGATGTTAGAAACCATTCTGTTCCGCAACGCTGGGCAGATGTCCCCATCCCAGGACCATTTGAATTCTCAAGATGCGGCCTTAATCTTGCCTGCTGCGGCCTTTTCAAAAGCAGTCAAGTATTTTCAAATTTTGAAAGATGAATGCCAGCGAGAGATTTCTTTAATTAACGATCTCCTGGATTTGTCTCGTCTGGAAACGGGCAGCGATGTTCCGGTTTTGCAAGCGATCGACCTGGCATCCTGGTTACGTCAGAGGATCGACCCCTTCCTGGAACGCGCTCGCAGTCAGGAGCAAACCTTACAAATATCGATTCCGTCCAACCTGCCAGTCTTCGCGACAGATCCCTCCCATCTCGATCGCATTGTCACCGAACTCTTGAACAATGCCTGTAAATATACGCCAGCGGGTGAAACGATCGCGGTGACGGTACAAATTGTTGAGAGTGCTGACGTGCGATCGCAGGTGCTACAGATGTATGTTTGTAACTCTGGTGTTGAAATCTCCGGTGAGGAGTTAAATCGCATTTTTGATAAGTTCTATCGCATTCCCAATAACGATCCCTGGAAACATGGAGGAACTGGATTAGGTCTGGCTTTGGTGAAAAAATTGGTGGAGTCCTTGGGAGGCACGATTCAAGTCGATAGTGCCGATCGGCAGACCCGCTTTGTCGTTGAACTACCCTCCCTGGGAGTAGAATGCGACTGA
- a CDS encoding transglutaminase-like domain-containing protein, whose product MPPLAQPPSAASYASSSSSQQNWKLTIRPLGACVLQGICFHGDELIALDSVRGYLLRINPVNEDSTILNPLNVEEFIGAEGLTVWKDTFWIARENSVYFFDLERQVLQHFFTIPYPVTGIAVLEDTVYAASQKAGYIYIFERNSRRQITRLPMPGVGPANITIRGEELWACDRVEQTVYCLDRATGEQIFSVLTPFDSPTGLAFYTDPATGKDTLYVCYAQEEPFIRDNPNNPEGAYELSFRDRTFIHALDFHYDPKAHYALSNGYRIEMSYAEELLPLEEIHLENLEWRIALPAETDRQKVIHVEPIGRPFVEENQQGQRVAVFHFDQLRPNERHLFGWKAVLEVRAIKYQFTFDDVDQVPPLSPEFKAAYLVDDDELAMDTPIIQAAAKEAIGTETNILRKILKIRNYVYDRLSYALTPRIDTPDVVLERGIGSCGEYVGLLLALARLNGIACRTVGRYKCPPEAEHQMVPLEPDYNHVWLEFYIPGFGWVPMESNPDDIIEGGPYPTRFFMGLPWYHAEIAKGIPFETLTANGEPVETVSIGELAINHIRFTILDELPPLKE is encoded by the coding sequence GTGCCACCTTTAGCTCAACCACCATCCGCAGCCTCCTATGCCTCATCCAGTTCGTCTCAGCAGAACTGGAAACTAACGATTCGTCCGTTGGGAGCCTGTGTACTGCAAGGTATCTGTTTTCACGGCGATGAGTTGATTGCCCTGGACTCTGTTCGGGGCTATCTGCTGCGGATTAATCCCGTGAATGAGGACTCAACCATTCTCAACCCCCTGAATGTGGAAGAATTCATTGGGGCTGAAGGGTTAACTGTCTGGAAAGACACGTTTTGGATTGCGCGGGAGAATAGTGTTTACTTCTTCGACCTGGAACGGCAGGTCTTGCAACACTTTTTTACAATTCCCTATCCCGTGACCGGAATTGCCGTGCTGGAAGATACGGTGTATGCCGCTTCCCAAAAAGCGGGCTATATCTATATTTTTGAGCGCAATTCCAGACGACAGATTACCCGCTTGCCGATGCCGGGAGTTGGCCCTGCCAATATCACGATTCGGGGTGAAGAGTTATGGGCCTGCGATCGCGTGGAACAAACTGTCTATTGCCTGGATCGAGCTACGGGAGAGCAAATTTTCTCTGTTTTGACTCCGTTTGATTCTCCCACTGGGCTGGCTTTCTATACCGATCCGGCTACGGGGAAAGATACCCTTTACGTCTGTTACGCCCAGGAAGAACCCTTCATTCGGGATAATCCCAACAATCCGGAGGGAGCCTATGAGTTATCCTTTCGCGATCGCACCTTTATTCATGCCCTCGATTTCCACTACGACCCAAAAGCCCACTACGCCTTGTCCAACGGCTACCGGATTGAAATGTCCTACGCCGAGGAGTTACTGCCCTTAGAGGAAATCCATCTGGAGAATCTGGAATGGCGAATTGCTCTGCCTGCAGAAACCGATCGCCAGAAGGTGATTCACGTTGAACCAATTGGACGACCTTTTGTGGAGGAAAATCAGCAGGGGCAACGGGTGGCTGTCTTTCACTTCGATCAGCTTCGACCCAACGAGCGGCACCTGTTTGGCTGGAAAGCGGTGCTGGAAGTGCGAGCGATTAAATACCAGTTCACGTTTGATGATGTCGATCAGGTACCCCCCCTGTCCCCCGAATTCAAAGCAGCTTATCTGGTAGATGACGATGAGTTAGCGATGGATACTCCGATCATTCAAGCCGCTGCCAAGGAAGCGATCGGCACTGAAACGAATATCCTGCGGAAAATTCTGAAGATTCGTAACTATGTCTACGATCGCCTCTCCTATGCCCTCACGCCCCGCATTGATACGCCCGATGTGGTTCTGGAGCGGGGTATTGGTTCCTGCGGCGAATATGTCGGATTATTGTTGGCTTTGGCTCGCTTAAATGGGATTGCCTGCCGCACCGTGGGCCGCTATAAATGTCCCCCGGAGGCAGAACACCAGATGGTGCCTCTGGAACCGGACTATAACCACGTCTGGCTGGAATTTTATATTCCCGGTTTTGGCTGGGTGCCGATGGAATCTAACCCGGACGACATTATTGAGGGTGGCCCCTATCCTACGCGCTTTTTCATGGGACTGCCCTGGTATCATGCCGAAATTGCCAAAGGGATCCCATTTGAAACCCTGACGGCGAATGGAGAACCCGTGGAGACAGTCTCGATCGGTGAACTCGCCATCAACCACATCCGCTTCACCATCCTGGACGAACTCCCTCCTCTAAAAGAGTGA
- a CDS encoding succinate--CoA ligase subunit alpha, whose amino-acid sequence MNLTPHSKVLVQGIAAPLGFVYTPLMQAYGTQIVAGVSPGSGGKSLHGIPVFDLVEEAVASVGDIDVSIIFVQPYAALDAALEAIAAGIHQIVLIVEGIPPLDMVKLLQTAELTETLVVGPNSPGIIIPGQILLGIHPSEFYTPGPVGLISRSGTLTYEIAWELTQAGLGQSMGVCIGGDAILGSSFPQWLEILDEDDATEVIVLVGEIGGDSEEAAAHYIAEAIDKPVIAYVAGHTAPKGRRIGHAGAIIASQISELGTEIGTAASKVAAFERAKIPVAHHPSQIPTLVKKALRLPSKRSSA is encoded by the coding sequence ATGAACCTCACACCCCATAGCAAAGTACTGGTACAGGGTATTGCTGCCCCCCTGGGTTTCGTGTATACCCCGTTGATGCAGGCGTATGGCACCCAAATTGTGGCTGGGGTGAGTCCGGGGAGTGGCGGTAAGAGCCTGCATGGAATTCCTGTTTTTGATCTAGTGGAAGAGGCCGTGGCCAGCGTTGGCGATATTGATGTGTCAATTATTTTTGTCCAACCCTACGCGGCTCTGGATGCGGCCTTGGAGGCGATCGCGGCAGGAATCCACCAAATTGTGCTGATTGTAGAGGGCATTCCCCCTCTGGATATGGTGAAGTTATTGCAAACAGCAGAGTTGACTGAAACCCTGGTCGTCGGGCCAAATAGCCCCGGTATTATTATTCCAGGACAGATATTATTAGGAATTCATCCCAGTGAATTCTACACTCCCGGCCCCGTCGGTCTGATTAGTCGCAGTGGTACCCTGACCTACGAGATTGCCTGGGAACTGACTCAAGCCGGATTAGGGCAGTCGATGGGCGTTTGCATTGGCGGTGATGCCATTCTCGGTTCTTCTTTTCCTCAATGGCTGGAAATTCTGGACGAGGACGATGCAACGGAAGTGATTGTACTGGTGGGTGAAATTGGTGGGGATAGTGAGGAAGCCGCGGCTCACTACATTGCGGAGGCGATCGATAAACCTGTGATCGCTTACGTCGCCGGCCATACGGCTCCTAAAGGGCGGCGCATTGGTCATGCTGGGGCGATCATTGCCTCCCAAATTTCAGAGTTGGGAACTGAAATAGGAACTGCTGCCAGTAAAGTGGCCGCCTTTGAACGGGCCAAAATTCCAGTTGCGCACCATCCCTCCCAGATTCCAACCCTGGTGAAGAAAGCACTCCGATTACCTTCCAAGCGATCGAGTGCTTAG
- the rnc gene encoding ribonuclease III produces the protein MPLQYPQRQKQLERLIEKLSLPKQSAVKWHLLDLALTHPTVSPEANYEQLEFVGDAVVRLAVAEFLMQHFSHLPVGEFSAIRSVLVSDRILARIAREYTLDRYLLVANSAINDKLGEESRLAEAFEALLGALYLSTHSMVFIHPWLDPHFHQLVDEILTDPARQNYKAALQEWTQAHYKCLPEYKVREASSSDAEHRFIAEVWLQNQCLGVGQGRSIKAAEQAAAQVAFSITCGK, from the coding sequence ATGCCTCTACAGTATCCGCAACGACAAAAGCAATTAGAGCGGCTGATTGAAAAGCTGTCTCTGCCAAAGCAGTCTGCCGTAAAGTGGCACCTGCTGGACCTGGCTCTGACCCACCCCACCGTATCACCGGAAGCAAACTATGAACAGCTTGAGTTTGTCGGCGATGCGGTAGTGCGGCTAGCCGTGGCCGAATTTTTGATGCAACACTTTTCTCATTTGCCAGTCGGCGAGTTTTCAGCCATTCGCTCTGTGCTGGTGAGCGATCGTATCCTGGCCCGCATCGCTCGAGAATATACCTTAGATCGCTATCTCCTGGTCGCTAACAGTGCCATCAATGACAAGTTGGGAGAAGAATCAAGGCTGGCAGAAGCTTTTGAAGCTTTATTGGGCGCTTTATACCTCAGCACCCATTCCATGGTCTTCATCCATCCCTGGCTAGATCCGCACTTTCATCAACTGGTGGATGAAATTCTCACGGATCCGGCGCGTCAAAATTACAAAGCCGCTTTGCAGGAGTGGACTCAAGCACACTATAAATGCCTGCCCGAGTACAAAGTGAGAGAAGCCAGCAGTTCCGATGCAGAACACCGCTTTATCGCCGAGGTATGGTTACAAAACCAGTGCCTGGGCGTAGGGCAGGGGCGATCGATTAAAGCAGCAGAACAGGCAGCGGCTCAGGTGGCCTTTTCAATCACTTGCGGCAAGTGA
- a CDS encoding DUF3038 domain-containing protein, with protein sequence MQLNSPPSQPSVPLILGSLPDPPIQDETCPRRARIEIDLMLLAIEALELEGSEAILQTAKQLELDEIIKDRVTLWRLRNTNPLRRHNQRRALTLVEAKALVVVGCYMARRLTVLIRQLLLAYQQLSEKQLSVEHHFRLNDYLERFRAHFRSRMNPRRAAVAENYSDEKINQLALNLLTELLFCTGTYGIQRYWFSLFDGEAG encoded by the coding sequence ATGCAGTTAAATAGTCCACCGAGCCAACCCTCTGTGCCGTTAATTTTGGGTAGTCTGCCTGATCCGCCTATCCAGGATGAGACGTGCCCGCGTCGAGCCAGAATTGAGATTGACCTGATGTTACTGGCGATCGAAGCGCTGGAACTGGAAGGATCAGAGGCGATTTTGCAGACCGCGAAGCAGTTAGAGTTGGATGAAATTATTAAAGACCGGGTGACGCTCTGGCGGTTACGTAATACGAATCCTTTGCGGCGACATAATCAACGGCGAGCGTTGACCCTCGTGGAAGCCAAAGCACTGGTTGTCGTTGGATGTTACATGGCCCGTCGATTGACTGTTTTGATTCGGCAACTGTTGCTGGCTTATCAACAACTCAGCGAAAAGCAGCTATCTGTAGAGCATCACTTTCGGCTCAACGACTACCTGGAGCGGTTTCGTGCCCATTTTCGATCGCGCATGAACCCCCGACGGGCGGCTGTTGCCGAGAATTATTCTGACGAAAAAATTAATCAACTGGCGCTGAATTTGCTGACAGAACTCTTGTTCTGCACAGGCACTTACGGGATTCAGCGTTATTGGTTTAGCTTGTTTGACGGAGAGGCGGGATGA
- a CDS encoding succinate--CoA ligase subunit beta — MDLLEYQAKELFREMGIPVLPSQRIDRPKDLKGLTIPYPVVLKSQVYIGGRGRVGGVKFAENTIDAIAAAQTIFNLPIMGEYPKMLLAEAKYDADREFYLAIALNRSVRRPVLLGSQQGGIDVQDAIDQMQHIIVDQEFSPYYARRLAVKMGLRGALIEAVSSVIEKMYHLFVQYDLDLVEINPLGVSASGKVMALDGKVSVNDDALGRHPNLVSLISKLGGNPPDLTGATPVAIDSEGTIGIVCNGAGLTMAILDLVGQAGGKPASFLNIGGETQWDASADLLKQRLERGLEVMGQNKQVRVILVNVISNLVPCDEIADIITAYWQRRAPKVRPLSELRPDTLIAQSNRMPALVVRLLGSQSDRARELLAAVSLPLIDSLDETVTQAVALSKANRTS; from the coding sequence ATGGACTTGCTAGAGTATCAGGCAAAAGAATTGTTTCGGGAGATGGGCATCCCAGTGTTGCCTTCCCAGCGCATTGATCGGCCTAAGGATCTAAAAGGGTTAACCATTCCCTATCCAGTTGTTCTGAAGTCTCAGGTGTATATCGGTGGACGGGGACGGGTTGGCGGCGTGAAGTTTGCTGAAAATACGATCGATGCGATCGCGGCAGCCCAAACCATCTTTAACCTGCCGATCATGGGGGAATATCCCAAAATGCTGCTGGCGGAGGCAAAGTACGATGCGGATCGAGAATTTTATCTGGCGATCGCCCTGAATCGGTCAGTACGGCGACCTGTATTACTGGGATCTCAGCAGGGAGGAATTGATGTCCAGGACGCGATCGACCAGATGCAGCATATCATTGTCGATCAGGAATTTTCTCCTTACTACGCCCGTCGTCTGGCAGTCAAGATGGGGCTACGGGGCGCGTTGATCGAAGCGGTCAGTTCCGTGATTGAAAAAATGTATCATCTGTTCGTCCAATATGACCTGGACTTAGTTGAGATTAATCCTCTGGGGGTAAGTGCCAGTGGTAAAGTTATGGCCCTGGATGGCAAAGTCAGTGTCAATGATGATGCCTTAGGTCGGCATCCCAATCTAGTGTCTTTGATCAGCAAATTGGGTGGCAATCCGCCGGATTTGACTGGAGCTACTCCGGTCGCGATCGACTCGGAAGGAACGATCGGCATTGTCTGTAATGGTGCAGGGTTGACGATGGCCATTCTTGATCTGGTCGGTCAGGCAGGTGGCAAACCCGCCAGCTTCCTGAATATCGGTGGAGAAACGCAATGGGATGCTTCCGCTGACCTACTCAAGCAGCGCCTGGAGAGGGGGTTAGAAGTGATGGGGCAAAATAAGCAGGTGCGGGTCATCCTGGTCAATGTGATCAGTAATCTGGTTCCCTGCGATGAGATTGCAGACATCATTACTGCCTACTGGCAGCGACGCGCTCCTAAAGTACGCCCCCTATCAGAGTTGCGCCCCGATACCCTGATTGCCCAGTCGAATCGGATGCCTGCTCTAGTGGTACGCCTGCTGGGTTCCCAAAGCGATCGCGCCAGAGAACTGCTGGCCGCTGTTTCCCTGCCCCTGATTGATAGTTTGGATGAAACGGTTACTCAGGCCGTTGCCTTGTCAAAGGCCAATCGAACGTCCTAA
- a CDS encoding DUF4335 domain-containing protein, whose product MTIQRQYSLPNCTLTIEGLGDVISLSPTEPRPPVSVLINAECRLAGQEQPLSGGREFLDSLVKAVSQYVQGLLSGLHGNRLVHEENPLVQLHAINSTTHRLSVRSPGSGDSQTSRDIDLNTVQLFDLMEAIDQLLADTQTLPDLTLNLRPLSRREIAKAEPIAKRVVPAAIGVSSLAAAAVLLSLLPVPKVNPPKDLYPVRSTATATPGTSPSPGTSPTTEASPTTSPTTSPASPSPTTAASPNVKQLEANLTTAPEITDSEELDKLGQQLRQQIEGSWKSGTALSQDLIYRVGVSQNGDILGYKPVNSAALQNVQKTPLLSLLSRQGDRPTTDPLAQFKVSFTKAGRVEVTPWRQATTSPVSGVTEITSAAELEEILPKLQAQINDNWPGTPTVNDELIFKVRVHADGTVVDYSPENDAAARAVEDTPFAKLGKPIADNGTNPETSPTEPVALFKVVFKPPSGATEISPWRGWPN is encoded by the coding sequence ATGACCATTCAACGACAGTACAGTTTACCAAACTGCACCTTGACGATAGAGGGGTTGGGAGATGTAATTAGCCTCAGTCCCACGGAACCCCGGCCTCCAGTTTCGGTGTTAATTAACGCGGAGTGTCGTTTGGCAGGTCAAGAACAGCCTTTATCAGGAGGTCGAGAATTTTTGGACAGCCTGGTGAAAGCGGTCAGCCAGTATGTTCAAGGCTTACTAAGCGGTCTTCATGGTAATCGACTGGTACACGAGGAGAATCCGCTTGTACAACTTCATGCCATCAATAGTACGACCCATCGGTTAAGTGTACGTTCCCCAGGTTCCGGCGATTCCCAAACCTCTAGAGACATTGATCTCAATACCGTACAGCTTTTTGATCTGATGGAAGCCATTGATCAACTGCTGGCCGATACGCAGACCCTGCCTGACCTGACCCTGAATTTGAGGCCCCTGTCACGTCGGGAAATTGCTAAAGCTGAACCGATCGCCAAGCGGGTGGTGCCAGCAGCAATCGGGGTATCCAGTCTGGCGGCAGCCGCAGTGCTCCTTTCTCTACTGCCAGTACCGAAGGTCAATCCACCAAAGGATTTGTATCCAGTCCGTTCTACTGCAACTGCCACACCAGGAACCAGCCCTTCCCCAGGAACCTCCCCGACTACGGAAGCTTCTCCTACAACCAGTCCTACAACCAGTCCTGCCAGTCCCAGCCCGACCACAGCCGCCAGTCCGAATGTGAAGCAACTGGAGGCAAATCTGACGACTGCTCCCGAAATTACGGATTCCGAGGAATTGGACAAACTGGGTCAGCAACTCCGTCAGCAGATTGAAGGAAGCTGGAAATCTGGGACTGCCTTGTCTCAGGATTTAATTTACCGGGTTGGAGTTAGTCAGAATGGCGATATCTTGGGCTATAAGCCAGTGAACTCTGCGGCCTTACAGAATGTGCAAAAAACCCCTCTGTTAAGTCTGCTCTCGCGACAGGGCGATCGCCCCACCACCGATCCCCTGGCCCAATTCAAAGTCTCGTTTACCAAGGCCGGCCGGGTAGAAGTAACTCCCTGGCGGCAGGCAACGACCTCTCCAGTCAGTGGGGTGACTGAAATCACGAGTGCTGCGGAGCTTGAAGAGATTCTGCCCAAGCTGCAAGCGCAAATCAATGACAATTGGCCGGGGACTCCAACAGTGAATGATGAACTAATTTTCAAAGTTCGCGTTCATGCCGATGGTACGGTGGTGGATTACAGCCCAGAAAATGATGCGGCAGCGCGAGCGGTAGAGGATACCCCCTTTGCTAAGTTAGGCAAGCCGATCGCTGATAACGGCACCAATCCAGAGACCTCCCCGACTGAACCTGTCGCCCTGTTCAAAGTGGTCTTTAAGCCGCCTAGTGGAGCCACAGAAATCAGCCCCTGGCGCGGTTGGCCAAATTGA
- a CDS encoding CO2 hydration protein, producing the protein MTRTSTLPPSTHPLAEIIDRIEQGGALLPESDENVMEVVGVLKSYGVVLDAYWRNLLFIADRQFLVLFPFFKYFNGEVSLSKLLKHWWHDRINYEFSEYCMKAMFYHGGGKLDAYLDTPEFEERARQAIAAKLSGNWFMQGLNKAFPDFLVEQVRQLAYYSVLGQFWRVMSPMFLDLSDRYDRGEIQTIRDVVDHVLAGLVAAANQPITYAVKIKDKEYTIIPESAGLTFLMDAAVPYVEAVFFRSFPFMGTVSYNAQAYQISHDISRFTYGALYADPLPIGGAGIPPTLLMQDMRHFLPDYLHQFYQKISLRGEEDLRTRICVSFQKSMFCVTTAAMLGLMPYPLQTSELTEQQTNRKYLESWMDRFVASRLPHVQVCEVKA; encoded by the coding sequence ATGACCCGCACCTCAACCTTACCGCCTTCTACCCATCCCTTAGCTGAGATCATCGATCGCATTGAACAGGGAGGGGCGCTCCTGCCGGAATCCGATGAGAATGTGATGGAAGTGGTGGGCGTTTTGAAGAGCTACGGGGTAGTTCTGGATGCCTACTGGCGCAATCTCCTCTTCATTGCCGATCGCCAGTTTCTGGTGCTGTTTCCGTTCTTTAAATACTTCAATGGTGAGGTTTCCCTCAGTAAGTTGTTGAAGCACTGGTGGCACGATCGCATCAACTATGAATTCTCTGAATATTGCATGAAGGCCATGTTCTATCACGGGGGAGGAAAGCTGGATGCTTATCTCGATACCCCGGAGTTTGAGGAACGGGCACGGCAAGCGATCGCGGCCAAGTTATCCGGAAATTGGTTCATGCAGGGGCTAAACAAAGCATTTCCTGATTTTCTGGTAGAACAGGTGCGGCAACTGGCTTACTACAGTGTGCTGGGGCAGTTCTGGCGAGTCATGAGTCCGATGTTTTTAGACCTGTCCGATCGGTACGATCGGGGTGAAATTCAAACAATTCGCGATGTGGTAGACCACGTTCTGGCGGGATTGGTGGCGGCGGCGAATCAACCCATCACCTATGCGGTGAAGATTAAGGACAAAGAGTACACCATTATTCCTGAGTCTGCTGGACTTACATTCCTGATGGATGCGGCGGTTCCCTATGTAGAGGCTGTTTTTTTCCGTTCGTTTCCTTTTATGGGCACTGTGTCTTACAATGCCCAGGCCTATCAAATTTCTCATGATATCTCCCGCTTCACCTATGGAGCGTTGTATGCCGATCCGCTGCCCATCGGTGGGGCGGGGATTCCTCCCACTCTGCTGATGCAGGATATGCGTCACTTTCTGCCCGACTACTTGCACCAGTTCTATCAAAAAATCTCTTTAAGAGGAGAAGAAGATTTACGCACTCGCATCTGTGTCAGTTTCCAAAAATCCATGTTTTGCGTTACGACGGCTGCCATGTTGGGCTTGATGCCTTATCCCTTGCAGACAAGTGAGTTGACCGAGCAACAAACGAACCGGAAATACCTGGAGTCCTGGATGGATCGATTTGTGGCATCGCGTCTACCTCATGTTCAGGTCTGTGAAGTCAAAGCCTAA